The sequence GCCGCGTTCTTTCGGCATTTTTTGCGGAATATAAAAATGGCCGCGCCGCTGACGTCTTCATCGCGCGCGCAAAAACATTTATAGGAGGAATAACCTTGGATCGTTTTCTTACTTCAAAGAACGGCCCCGTCTATGCGGGGGTAGTGCTCGGCGTCATAGCCGCAGTGCTGGTAAAATTTGGAAACCCTGGAAATATGGGCTTCTGCGTCGCCTGCTTCACGCGCGACATCGCGGGTGCGCTTGGCCTTCATCACGCCTCTATAGTTCAGTATCTGAGGCCGGAAATAGCGGGCTTCATACTTGGCGCCTTCGCCTCCGCGCTGCTTTTTTCAGAATACAAGCCGCGCGGCGGCTCGTCTCCGCTCGTGCGCCTCGCGCTTGGATTTTTTGCGATGATCGGCGCGCTCGTCTTCCTCGGCTGCCCGTGGAGGGCCTATCTGCGCATCGCGGGCGGCGACATGAACGCCATTGCGGGGCTTGCCGGCCTTGTTGTCGGTATCGCGGGCGGCGTCTGGTTTTTGTACCGCGGCTTCAGCCTCGGCGCTTCGCGCCCCAATCCTAAGGCCTCAGGGCTCGTCATGCCGCTTCTTGCCGTAGCCGTTCTGCTGCTGCTTGTAGTGAGGCCGGTCTTCGGCCCGGACGGCCCAGTCTTTTTCTCAGCGAAAGGCCCCGGCGCCGCGCACGCGCCAGTTGCTATATCGCTTGCCGCGGGGCTGCTCGTCGGCTGGCTTGCGCAGCGCACGCGTTTTTGCACCATCGGAGCTATTCGCGACATGATAATGATAGGCGACAGTCACCTCTTCAAAGGAGTCGCCGCCTTCACCCTGGCCGCTTTTTTGACGAATGTCGCGCTGGGACAGTTCCACGCGGGGTTTGAGGGCCAGCCTGTGGCGCACACGATGCAGTTGTGGAACTTCCTCGGCATGGTGCTTTCGGGTCTTGCCTTCACGCTTGCCGGAGGCTGCCCGGGCCGTCAGCTCATAATGTCCGGCGAGGGCGACGCGGACGCGGGGACCTTCGTCATAGGGATGCTTCTTGGCGCCGCCTTCGCGCACAACTTCCTGCTCGCAAGCTCCGGCAAGGGCATTGGCATGTACGGCGCGGCGGCTACGATGATAGGCTTAGGCTTCTGCCTCATCGTGGGCTTCGGCTTTAGAAACAAGATGGCGTAGGAGGAAAGAACGATGGAAATGAAAGAGAAGAAAGAAAATAAAGAAAAGATGGAAAAGACGGTCGTGGACGCGCGCGGGCTTTCCTGCCCGCAGCCCGTCATAGAGACGAAAAAAGCGCTCGGCGGCAAAGCTTCCGGCGCGGTGGAAATTCTGGTAGACACCGTCACCTCACGCGAAAACGTCATCCGCTTCGCAGAGCACGCCGGCTGGCAGGCAAGCTGGACGGAGAAAAACGGCGGATATTCGGTAATCGCGGAGAAAAAATAAGCGAAGCGACAATCAGCCTGGCAATAAAAAACCTCGGGAGTTAGGGCTCCCGAGGTTTTTGTTAATGGTGGTCTTGCTTCATTTATCTGTCGTTTCCTTATTCTAACATAATCTTTTGTCGCCTCAAGCGCGCCTACCGCGAGGGCTTTGTGTGGTTTGTCACCCAGGCGGCCAGCTCATCCGGCGAACATTGGCCCGCGGGGCGTCCCTGTTTTGTCTGCATGTGCGCAAGCGGGATGCTCACCCTGTTTACGGAATCGGGCAGAGCTATGTTGTTGTGGAACGCGGCTAGTGAAAGCCCCGCAAACGCCGCTGTGACGTAGTTTTTTGCGCCGTCGCGCCATAGCTGCAGCACGAGGCAGCTTCCCGGAGGTATTTGGTTTTGCGCAAAGCCCGGCAGACGCCAGTTGAGGCCGAGCAGCGCGGCGACGCCCGCGATGTTCGTGTCGTGCCCCACAAAAATAGAAACCTTCGCCGCCTGCGCCGGAGCCTTTATCGCGGGCGCCACCTTCGCAAGCCCGAGGTCGCGCCCAAGCAGCGCAGAGGCGAGCAGCGCCGTAAGCTGGCTCGCTTTAGGGAGCGCCACGCCGTTTGCGCGGTTCACGACGTCGAAGATGTTGCTGTGCACCTGCATGAGGTTTTCAAGCACCTCGCCGTTTACAGCGCCCCAGCCTGCGTTTTGGTCGGGCCACTGACAGTATTCCAGCAAAAATATTTCAGCGGTCGATGAGGCTATGGCAAGGCCGCCGCTTATTCCCACGCTAGCTCCGTCCTCCGCAAAGACGATTTCAGAGGGTATGGCAAGCAGATTCGCGCCCTGCGGCAGATGATACTTTTGCGCCGCCTCCGCCGTTATCGGGCCGCATACGTTTGTAAGCTGCGACAGAGGACCGGAAAGTTCCTGCGTCAGCGCGGCGATAGAGCCGCCGGCGTTTCTTACGATGTCCTTGTAGGCCGCCGTTTTGTCGAAAGAGGCAAGCCCCGCCCTCACCGGGTGGAAAACGGGCGTGACAAATATCCTGTCATAGACGACGGGCGCCATATCCTGGGAGCCGGCGAGCGCCGCAAGCATCGCCTCCGCCGTTTGTACCGTGCGCTGCGTGGCGTCGGCGCAGATGAATATTTCCGCAGGCTGCACGCCCTGCGCCAGAAGCCGCGCGCGCTCCGCTCCCCACTGTTGGAAGACGAGCGCCGCGCCGCGAGCGGTAAGCTCGCCGGGCTTGACTGGCCAAACGGGCCATTTTTTTGCCGTCCACTCCGCAAGCACGGCCGGTTTTTCAAGAGGGCTGCGCACGCCGTGGCGTGCAAGCACCACCTCTTTGAGCAGCACCCTTCCATCTGCCAGCGCCTCCTGCGGCAGCGCCGCCGCTGCCGCCGCGGCTAGAAGCGCGCATATTAAAAACAGTTTGCATAATTTTCTCCAATCCATGACAGACCCGCCCTTTGCTTCATTTTTATATAAAAAATCGAGACTTATGACGATATTATTTATAATCCGTCAAAGCCTCGATATGCAGGGTATTTAATGAATCGGCGGGCTGCGTTTAGTGCCTATCCGCGCATTTTTTCAACGTCCGCTCCGTATTTTACGCCTATTATCTCCGCCATTATGGAGACGGCTATCTCGTTTGGCGTCTCTGCCTTTATCGGAAGGCCTATAGGCTGGTGGAGGCGGTCGAGGTGCGCGGCCGATACGCCGCGTTCAAGCAGCATCTTGCGCACGGTAGCTATCTTGCTGCGCGATCCTATCATGCCGTAATAGGCGCCGGGCATATTGTCCGTCACCGCCACGGCCTCCGCGTCGAGCGAGTGCCCGCGCGTCATTATGACGACGAAGCTGCGGTCGTGCAGCGAAAGGCCGTTCTCATAGACCTTTTCGATGGGGCAGACGATGCTGCGCGCCCACGGGATGTTTTCAGAGTTTGCAAATTCGGCGCGGTCGTCCCAGACGACGACGCGAAAGCCGGCGAAGGCGCCGATTTCCGCAAGGGCGCGTCCGACATGGCCGCCGCCGAAGATGACCAGCTCGTCGCTGCGCCCCAGCACCTCCATGAAGAGGTCGGCCTCGCCGCCGCAGGCCATTCCGTCGCGCTCCGTAAGGCTCTTGTGCCAGAGGCGCGTAGGCTCGCCGCTTTTTAAAAGTTCAAGCGCCTGTCCGATGGCCTCAAACTCGATAAGGCCTCCGCCGATGGTGCCGAGAATGCTTCCGTCGGGGCGCACCCACATCGACGCCCCGCGGCTGCGCGGCGTAGAACCAGATTCGGTAATGACCGTGCAGACGACGCCGTATTTTCCGTTTTCAAGCTCGCCGTTTATCTTTTCCAAAAGATCTCTATTCATAAAAACACCTTCCTCTAAAAAATCTCTCTGACATTGCGCCGCGTTAAATCTTTTATCTTCTCTCTTCCGCTTTCTTTTCGCATTTTGCCTTTGTCCGCCGTAACGCACAGCGTCGGCGTTGAGACGGCGGCGGCCAAATAAGCCCGGCCGGCATGGAACGCGCCG is a genomic window of Cloacibacillus sp. containing:
- the yedE gene encoding YedE family putative selenium transporter, which produces MDRFLTSKNGPVYAGVVLGVIAAVLVKFGNPGNMGFCVACFTRDIAGALGLHHASIVQYLRPEIAGFILGAFASALLFSEYKPRGGSSPLVRLALGFFAMIGALVFLGCPWRAYLRIAGGDMNAIAGLAGLVVGIAGGVWFLYRGFSLGASRPNPKASGLVMPLLAVAVLLLLVVRPVFGPDGPVFFSAKGPGAAHAPVAISLAAGLLVGWLAQRTRFCTIGAIRDMIMIGDSHLFKGVAAFTLAAFLTNVALGQFHAGFEGQPVAHTMQLWNFLGMVLSGLAFTLAGGCPGRQLIMSGEGDADAGTFVIGMLLGAAFAHNFLLASSGKGIGMYGAAATMIGLGFCLIVGFGFRNKMA
- a CDS encoding sulfurtransferase TusA family protein, with protein sequence MEMKEKKENKEKMEKTVVDARGLSCPQPVIETKKALGGKASGAVEILVDTVTSRENVIRFAEHAGWQASWTEKNGGYSVIAEKK
- a CDS encoding XdhC/CoxI family protein codes for the protein MNRDLLEKINGELENGKYGVVCTVITESGSTPRSRGASMWVRPDGSILGTIGGGLIEFEAIGQALELLKSGEPTRLWHKSLTERDGMACGGEADLFMEVLGRSDELVIFGGGHVGRALAEIGAFAGFRVVVWDDRAEFANSENIPWARSIVCPIEKVYENGLSLHDRSFVVIMTRGHSLDAEAVAVTDNMPGAYYGMIGSRSKIATVRKMLLERGVSAAHLDRLHQPIGLPIKAETPNEIAVSIMAEIIGVKYGADVEKMRG